The nucleotide sequence CCTTCCCTTACCCATGAATATCACAACGTTCCTGACAGATTACCTTTCGGCGAGTTTGAGACTCTCAATTCCATTGGCGTTTGCGGCATTGGGTGGGCTGTGGTCTGAGCGATCGGGGGTGTTGAATATTGGGTTAGAAGGCATGTTGTTAACAGGAGCGTTTGTGAGTGCTGCCGCCACCTTTTATGCCGGTGGCAATGTCTGGGTCGGTGTTCTGTTAGCTCTGGTAGCGGGTGCGCTGGCAGGGCTGCTGCACGCCTTCCTGTGTGTCACTCTGCGCGTGGATCAACTGGTTTCGGGACTGGCGATTAATCTATCAGTCGCTGGTTTGACGGCTTTTATGTCCCGTTTAGTATTTACCAGCGATACAACCCAGAAACTTTCGGGCATCAGGGCAATTGCGATTCCTGGCTTCAGCCAGATCCCAATCCTGGGTCCGCTTTTGTTTGAACAAGACCTGCTGGTTTATCTCCTGTTACTGCTGGTGCCAGTGAGTTCCTATATCCTGTTCCAGACGAGCCTGGGGCTGACGGTGCGGGCAGTTGGGGAATATCCGCGAGCCGCTGATACGGCTGGAATTCGAGTTTTTCGAGTCCGCTATGCTTGCGCAATCATCAGTGGAATGTTGGCGGCACTGGGCGGAGCATACCTGGTGCTGGCCCA is from Leptothermofonsia sichuanensis E412 and encodes:
- a CDS encoding ABC transporter permease; the protein is MNITTFLTDYLSASLRLSIPLAFAALGGLWSERSGVLNIGLEGMLLTGAFVSAAATFYAGGNVWVGVLLALVAGALAGLLHAFLCVTLRVDQLVSGLAINLSVAGLTAFMSRLVFTSDTTQKLSGIRAIAIPGFSQIPILGPLLFEQDLLVYLLLLLVPVSSYILFQTSLGLTVRAVGEYPRAADTAGIRVFRVRYACAIISGMLAALGGAYLVLAHVRFFTEDISAGKGFIALAALIFGRWHPVSTVLACLLFGASEALQLRIQAFGLNIPYQFLVMLPYAIALLAMVGLAGKSAPPAALGVPYQQESQSDGL